The genome window GAGTCATCCAACGCGACGACTCCATCCGCGCCGAGCTCGCGGGCCTCCTCCACCTGCGTGGCCCTCACGCCGGCCCAGACCTTCACCCCCCGCGCCTTCGCCGCGAACAGGGCGGCGCGCCCCACCGCTCCCACCGCGCCGGTGATGAGGACGGTGGCCCCCTTCGCGGGCTTCAACTGCTCTTCAATCAGCTGCGCCCCCGTCAGCGTCACCAAGGGGAGCGCGGCCGCGTCCTTCAGCTCCAGCGAGTCGGGCACCCTGGCCCATACGTTCGCGGGAGCGACCACCGTCTGCGCATAGCCCGAGGACACCAGGCCCATCACCCGGTCGCCTCGCTTGAAGTCCTTCACGTCCGGCCCCACCTCGAGGACCTCGCCGGAGACGTCTCGTCCTAGGATGGTGGGGAAGGTCACCGGCATCATCTCCTTCATGTCACCCCTGCGGATCTTCCAGTCCACCGGGTTGATGCTCGCGGCCGTGACGCGGACCTTCACCTCTCCGGGGCCCACTGTCGGCTCGGGCATCTCCCGCACGACGAGGTTGTCCACGTCCCCATAGGCGTTCAGCACGACGGCTTTCATGGGTGTCTCCCAGAACGAAGTGGCACGAAGCGCGCTCCAATGACAGGGCAACGATAAGTACCGACGAAGGAGGTGACATCGTTCGCTGGCGCCTGTCTCCCTGGCCCCCTTCCTGGAGGAAGGCCTGGGCGGCACGGGGGGGCTTCGCCTGTCCGCGTGCCCTGTCCCAGGGGGCGCTGGACGACGTGGGCCTTCGGCCTCACCTCAAGAAAAGAAGCCTCGCGCTCCCTGGGGCCCGGCAGGAGAACACCGATGCACCCCTCCGCGATGCTGCTTCCCACCCTCGATGTGCTGCCCAGTCAGGCCGCGGTCCCGCCGCTGGCGAAGGGACGCACCCTCGTCACCTTCCATCCCTCGCCGTGCAAGACGCTGGAGACCCGGCTGAGCGTGATGAGCTTCAACATCCTGCTCGGCGGACTGCGCCGCCAGGCGCTGCTGGGCTACTTCGCGCGCCTTGAAGGAACAGGCCGGATGCCAGACATCATCGGCCTCCAGGAGGCGAGCTTCTCCATCGCCGGCGGTGGCCGTGTGCATGGATGACGCCTGGGACGACCTCGGGAGCGGGCCAGCGGTGTCTCGGTCGCGAGTCGTGGACCCCTCTACGAGCCCCACACGAGATGAAAGCGAGCGGGGCTCGAGTCCAGCGGAGAGCCGAGCGCGGCCTCCAACGCTCCGAGCCCATCGTGTGCCAAGGGGTTGTCCTCGGGGAAGAACTCCCGGTCCAGGTCCTCCAGATCCAACAGCGTCTCGACGGCCTCCGCGAGTGCACCGGGTGCATCGAACGCATGGACCTGGTGCTCCCCCGCGGGGACCAACGTGTCGAGGAGGAACCGGCGATAGCTCACCAGCGTGTCCTGGATGTTCTTCTGGAGGGGCGCACTCGCGAGACACGCATCGAGCCAGTGGATGTGCCCGCGCAGGCTCTTGATGGGCACGGAGCTCGCTTCTCCCTCGGACTGGCGCGCCTCGGCCCAGAGGACCCAGCGACCGAGGTCACTTGGCGCAGGTGGGGCCCGGGGCGCGCGGAGGGGCTCGAGGTTGCGCAGCACACGTCCCGCGGTCGTCAGCCGGATGCGCGGGCCGTCCATCGTGACGAGCCCGGCGGAGCGCAGGCGCGCGAGCAGCGCGGGCAGCGAGCCCACCGCGGCGAAGTCAGCGCCATACGACTCCTCGAGCCGGCCACAGTCGGGTTGCTCCTGCACCGCTTCGAGCGCGAGCTCCAGCTCCGCGTCCTCCACCCACGGACCGCGACGACCTTCCGCGTCGGGCGTGCCCAGCACCTCGACTCCGTCCGGAACAGTGAGGGTGCTCCCGGAGGCAGGGAGATGTCCCTGGCCTACGTACACGCGACGCACGGTGGGGTGGGCGAAGGCGTCGAATGGAGGGCGTGACCCCAACAGGTGAAGCTCCTGGAGATGCGGAGTCGCGGCGATGAGCGCGTCTCGCACCGTGTCACTGACGCGCACGGTTGGACCGGTGGGAATGAAGGTGAGCTGAACCAACCAGGGCCGTGGACGGCTCGCGAGTCGTGCCAACGCCCGTTCATCGCCCCGCACCGTGTATTGCCTGACGAAGGTTCCCAGCGGACCGTCGAGCAGTCCTGGCGGATGGAAGCGGTCATCGCGGAGCGCGTGGATGAAGCCATGCTGGACCAGGGGTCCCGCGAGGGCCGCGAGCGGCGCCCCCAACCAGGCGGCGAGCACCTCCTGCCTCCGATGCCGCCAGCCACGGTCCTCGGGCTTCGGATTCAAATCCAGCGCCATCAGTTCGCCGCGTGGGTCTCCTCGTCGCTGGAGGAGGTCCGCCAGCACGGCGAGCGTGTCCAGCCTCCAGGCCGTCACGAGCGAATGGTCCAGCTCACTCCAGTCACTGTCGGATGCCAGCGCGGAAGAGAGGCCACGGAAGGTCATGCCCACACTCTCGCACGGAAGCGCCGATGGCCGCTCCCGCGCACGCTTCGCTCCAGGCTAGGGTTTCACCCGTGATGTCCCATGCGCGCATCCGTTCGATGCTCCCGCTGCTCTGCCTCGTGACGCTGTCGTGCCTCGGCGGTGTCCGCCCGCGCGCGGCGAAGGACCCGGCGGCGCTGCGCTACAACCTCACCTACGTCCGCGAACCCACGCCCGCGCTCGACGTGGAGGTCGTCCTCGTCCGAGGCACGCCGCGCACCTTCCGCTTCACGCGCCCCGGCGGCGTGGACTCCGTCAGCGCATTCCGCGAGGACGGCGAGCGGCTCGACGTCCCGGTCCGCGACGGCCTGGTGCAGCTGCCCCGGGACATCCGCTTCCTGCGCTATCGCTATGCACTCGAGCCCCGTCGTCGTGGACACGGCTCGGACCTCTTCGCGGGGAGCGCCGAGGACGACGCGTGGCACCTCACGGGCCGCACGTACCTCATCCGCCCCAACCTGGCGCCACCCGACCTTCGCGTGGAGCTCGTTGTCGAGGGCATCGATGCCCTGTTGCCCTGGCAACCGGATGACAAGGGCCTGTACCACCTGCGCGCTGAGGACCTCGTCGACTCGGGGTTCCACGCCTTCGGCGGGCGACGGTGTCAGGTGGTCCTCCAGGACGCGGTGCTGGATGTCGCGGTGCTCGGCCACTTCACCCACCTCGACGACGCGCGGGTGTGTCACTGGCTGAAGCGGACCGCGGACGAAGTGCTCACCGTGCGCCGCGCCTTCCCGTATCCCCGGGTCACCGTGCGGGTCATCTCCGTCCCCGGACGCGACGGCCCCGGGCTCTTCGGCATGGTGCTGTGGAGT of Myxococcus fulvus contains these proteins:
- a CDS encoding NADP-dependent oxidoreductase, which translates into the protein MKAVVLNAYGDVDNLVVREMPEPTVGPGEVKVRVTAASINPVDWKIRRGDMKEMMPVTFPTILGRDVSGEVLEVGPDVKDFKRGDRVMGLVSSGYAQTVVAPANVWARVPDSLELKDAAALPLVTLTGAQLIEEQLKPAKGATVLITGAVGAVGRAALFAAKARGVKVWAGVRATQVEEARELGADGVVALDDSGEVAKLPMLDAVADTVGGEAVMAVLDKVKPGGLVCSVVGEPKGAKEKGLRVSSFLSHPDGRRLAQLGESVAKGELRIPIGKTFKLDEAKAAQKHAEKGGTGKVLLVN